A genome region from Pseudomonas helmanticensis includes the following:
- a CDS encoding low molecular weight protein-tyrosine-phosphatase: MFRKILVVCVGNICRSPTAELLLRNALASSAITVSSAGLSARVGEGVEPSAREVLENHGHSAEAFKARQLTSDIVNESDLILVMEKQHVNQVLKIAAHARGKVFLLGKWQSEREIQDPYRQGQAAFIHAHALIEDAVSSWAQRLGH, translated from the coding sequence TTGTTCAGAAAGATCCTAGTTGTCTGCGTGGGCAATATTTGCCGGAGTCCGACGGCAGAACTGTTGCTGCGTAACGCGCTGGCCTCTTCAGCGATCACCGTGTCCTCTGCGGGCTTGTCCGCCAGGGTCGGCGAAGGCGTCGAGCCTTCGGCCCGCGAGGTCCTGGAAAACCATGGGCACAGTGCCGAAGCGTTCAAGGCGCGGCAACTGACTTCGGACATCGTCAACGAATCAGACTTGATTCTGGTGATGGAAAAACAGCATGTAAATCAAGTACTGAAGATTGCCGCTCACGCGAGGGGCAAAGTGTTTCTACTCGGCAAATGGCAGAGCGAGCGCGAAATACAAGACCCGTATCGTCAAGGCCAGGCCGCTTTTATTCATGCTCATGCATTGATTGAAGATGCTGTTAGTTCATGGGCGCAGCGCCTCGGGCATTGA
- a CDS encoding polysaccharide biosynthesis tyrosine autokinase, which translates to MQLPSVIGTRDNDQDSIDLLGIFGSLIDQKWLIGALTGAFMVTGVAYAVLATPVYLANALVQVEPKKNDMLGFSDLNSMLGGQSPSVTEIGIIKSRAVIGKTVDDLRLDIDVTPNNFPVIGGFLARRYRGETETSVAAPRFGLNSYAWGGERLEFARLNLPKELLGKKLTLIAGEQKRFRLLDDNDNLLVDGVAGEAFAQDGVEGQITQLQANPGTRFEVVRNPRIVTIQGYQDALDISEQGKESGIIKLALASSDAAEAVKILNKIAALYVDQNVRRTSAEAAQSLAFLQSQLPQVKRDLAKASDALNAYQTHGKTVNISLETQSVLGQSVALETRISELKMQQAEMDRKFTKQHPAYRALMSQIGELTQQQKSLEGKVGDLPATQQELLNLTRDVEVASQIYTQLLNKSQELDIVRAGAVGNVRLVDAADVDLTSPVKPKKALIVIIATFLGAFVGVVLVLLRKSLSRGLEGPEAIEQLGLPVYASIPYSALQQEEDSKKGRARDGVDKPAYLLALRNPTDLSIESIRSLRTCLHFAGLDSTNNRIMISGPSPQVGKTFVSSNLAAVMALSGQRVVLIDADMRKGHLHKTLNTPITNGLSDLLVKRCSIEQAINRVEVDNLHFISRGQVPPNPSELLMHANFRELLAELSERYDLVIIDTPPLLAVTDAAIVGREAGISLIVTRFGVNPAKEIELTIRRFAQNGIELKGAVFNGVEKRAASYYGNGGYGYYNYEYASDKS; encoded by the coding sequence ATGCAGTTACCGTCAGTAATCGGCACCCGTGACAACGATCAAGACAGTATTGATCTGCTCGGCATATTCGGCAGCCTGATCGACCAGAAATGGCTGATCGGTGCGCTTACCGGTGCCTTCATGGTCACCGGCGTGGCCTATGCGGTTCTGGCCACCCCGGTGTACCTGGCGAATGCGCTGGTGCAGGTCGAGCCGAAAAAGAACGACATGCTCGGCTTCTCCGACCTCAACAGCATGCTCGGTGGGCAATCGCCGTCAGTGACCGAAATCGGCATCATCAAGTCCCGCGCGGTGATCGGCAAAACCGTTGACGATCTGCGTCTGGATATCGATGTCACGCCGAATAACTTCCCGGTGATTGGCGGTTTTCTTGCCCGTCGTTATCGCGGCGAGACCGAGACCAGCGTCGCTGCGCCGCGTTTCGGATTGAACAGTTACGCCTGGGGCGGCGAGCGCCTGGAGTTTGCCCGGCTCAATCTGCCGAAAGAGCTGCTCGGCAAGAAACTCACCCTCATCGCTGGTGAACAAAAGCGCTTCCGGTTGCTCGATGACAACGACAACCTGCTGGTCGACGGCGTTGCCGGTGAAGCCTTCGCGCAGGACGGTGTGGAAGGGCAGATCACGCAACTGCAGGCCAACCCCGGCACGCGTTTCGAAGTGGTGCGCAATCCACGTATCGTGACCATCCAGGGTTATCAGGATGCGTTGGATATCTCCGAGCAGGGCAAGGAATCGGGGATTATCAAACTGGCGCTGGCCAGCAGCGACGCGGCTGAAGCGGTGAAAATCCTCAACAAGATCGCTGCGCTGTACGTCGATCAAAACGTCCGTCGTACTTCGGCGGAAGCGGCGCAAAGCCTGGCATTCCTGCAAAGCCAGTTGCCCCAGGTCAAGCGTGATCTGGCCAAGGCCAGCGACGCGCTGAACGCCTATCAGACCCACGGCAAAACCGTGAACATCTCGCTGGAAACGCAATCGGTGCTCGGTCAGTCCGTCGCGCTCGAAACGCGGATTTCCGAGCTGAAAATGCAGCAGGCGGAGATGGACCGCAAGTTCACCAAACAACACCCGGCCTATCGCGCGTTGATGAGCCAGATCGGCGAACTGACCCAGCAACAGAAGTCGCTGGAAGGCAAGGTCGGCGATCTGCCCGCGACCCAACAAGAGCTGCTCAACCTGACCCGCGATGTCGAAGTGGCCTCGCAGATCTACACGCAGTTGCTGAACAAATCCCAAGAGCTGGACATCGTTCGCGCCGGTGCCGTGGGTAACGTGCGTCTGGTCGATGCGGCGGATGTCGACCTGACCAGCCCGGTCAAGCCGAAAAAAGCCCTGATCGTTATCATCGCCACATTCCTCGGTGCCTTCGTCGGCGTGGTGCTGGTGCTGCTGCGTAAATCCCTCAGTCGTGGTCTGGAAGGTCCCGAAGCCATCGAGCAGCTTGGCCTGCCGGTGTACGCATCGATTCCCTACAGCGCCTTGCAGCAGGAAGAGGACAGCAAAAAAGGTCGTGCGCGCGACGGCGTCGATAAGCCTGCTTACCTGTTGGCCTTGCGCAACCCGACCGATCTGTCGATCGAATCGATTCGCAGCCTGCGCACCTGTCTGCACTTCGCCGGCCTCGATTCAACCAACAACCGCATCATGATTTCCGGGCCGAGCCCGCAGGTCGGCAAAACCTTCGTCTCGTCCAACCTCGCTGCCGTCATGGCGCTGAGCGGCCAGCGCGTGGTGCTGATCGATGCCGACATGCGCAAAGGGCATCTGCACAAAACCCTTAACACACCGATCACCAATGGCCTCTCGGACCTGCTGGTCAAACGCTGCAGCATCGAGCAGGCGATCAACCGGGTCGAAGTCGACAACTTGCACTTCATCAGTCGCGGCCAGGTGCCGCCGAATCCTTCGGAACTGTTGATGCACGCCAACTTCCGCGAGCTGCTCGCCGAACTGAGCGAGCGCTACGACCTGGTGATCATCGATACGCCGCCGCTGCTGGCTGTGACCGATGCGGCAATTGTCGGCCGTGAAGCCGGGATCAGTCTGATCGTCACGCGCTTCGGGGTGAACCCGGCCAAAGAGATCGAACTGACCATTCGCCGTTTCGCACAGAACGGTATCGAGTTGAAGGGCGCGGTATTCAACGGTGTCGAGAAGCGCGCGGCCAGTTACTACGGCAACGGCGGCTACGGCTATTACAACTACGAATACGCGTCCGACAAATCCTGA
- a CDS encoding glycosyltransferase family 4 protein has product MKKILHVAETIKGGVATVIRTISASPEDDAANYELVYLVPDDQAKELHGIGAEQIRTFARTGRNGPSLLRFAWRLSQVLLKEKPDVVHLHSTFSGVIGRCVCVLLRPWRKPKIVYCPHAFSFLMESSPIKQKVYAWIERVLQKVTDVIICVSQYELDKAARFGIERKRMKLIYNGIHHKDEAPKAASPEPIHLLFVGRLDYQKGFDVLLKAFAKVQRNDLKLTVVGSAVNEDSVECPPMDAVEYLPWVTPGEVQALYQKADALIVPSRWEGFAMVPLEGMAMGLPVIASNCTSLPELVTHGVSGYVFPSGDHQALADVLAQIQKPRLLDLGTEGRSIVRERFSAALMIRQTYDVYCAPTY; this is encoded by the coding sequence GTGAAGAAAATACTGCACGTGGCAGAGACGATCAAAGGTGGCGTCGCGACCGTTATCCGCACGATTTCGGCATCCCCCGAGGATGATGCGGCGAACTACGAGCTGGTGTATCTGGTGCCGGACGATCAGGCAAAAGAGCTGCACGGGATCGGCGCAGAACAGATTCGCACGTTCGCTCGTACCGGCCGCAATGGGCCGTCGTTGCTGCGCTTCGCCTGGCGCCTTAGCCAGGTGCTGCTCAAGGAAAAACCCGATGTGGTGCATTTGCACAGCACCTTTTCCGGGGTGATCGGCCGTTGCGTGTGCGTGCTGTTGCGACCGTGGCGCAAGCCGAAAATCGTCTACTGCCCGCATGCGTTTTCGTTCCTGATGGAAAGCTCGCCGATCAAACAGAAAGTCTATGCGTGGATCGAGCGGGTGCTGCAAAAGGTCACCGACGTGATCATTTGCGTCAGCCAGTACGAACTGGATAAAGCCGCGCGCTTCGGCATTGAACGCAAACGGATGAAGCTCATCTACAACGGCATTCATCACAAGGACGAGGCACCGAAAGCGGCGAGTCCCGAGCCGATTCACCTGCTGTTCGTCGGCCGTCTCGACTACCAGAAAGGCTTTGATGTGCTGCTCAAGGCCTTCGCCAAGGTGCAGCGCAATGACCTGAAACTGACGGTGGTCGGCAGCGCGGTGAACGAGGACTCGGTCGAGTGCCCGCCGATGGACGCCGTCGAATATTTACCTTGGGTCACCCCGGGCGAAGTGCAGGCGCTGTATCAAAAAGCCGATGCGCTGATCGTGCCGAGTCGCTGGGAAGGGTTTGCCATGGTGCCGCTGGAAGGCATGGCGATGGGGCTGCCGGTGATTGCGAGCAATTGCACCTCGCTGCCGGAACTGGTTACGCACGGCGTGTCGGGCTACGTGTTTCCGTCCGGTGATCACCAGGCGTTGGCCGATGTGCTGGCGCAAATCCAGAAGCCGCGGTTACTCGACCTCGGCACCGAAGGGCGCAGCATTGTCCGTGAGCGCTTCAGCGCCGCGTTGATGATCCGCCAGACCTACGACGTGTATTGCGCTCCCACTTATTAA
- a CDS encoding polysaccharide pyruvyl transferase family protein, with product MNVTILHGYSASNSGDGLLVDLAIALVQRNFGDDTAISVVASDPDSFSYLPHPRFDAPVMAAKGLGRVKQAVFLNQSYAGLADLLRKTDLIVGVGGGYMRSKSAFEHIKLKLGHAKQLETAILSKVPSVYLPQSIGPFHGESSQIVEHYASADAVFVRDNRSSAIFDACENVYRAPDLAVQSLASKILQQPKFTRCAASPATVCVVLRKPPEWSKEKKVAYVANLKLLLQRLKNKSKVVCAVQSAVRGNDDGAFYRELGITEDLLSLKATIAKYQPDLVISVRLHGAIESLLSGVPAYHISYERKGFGAYQDMGVEDWVINGGDIDVDKIIDTVYAPDALTNFGKRLTDTCREIEAKTVAMDDIIKGVVR from the coding sequence ATGAACGTAACGATTTTGCATGGCTACAGTGCGTCCAACTCCGGTGACGGCCTGCTCGTCGATCTGGCCATTGCCCTGGTGCAGCGCAACTTTGGCGATGACACCGCGATCAGTGTGGTGGCGTCCGACCCGGACTCTTTCAGCTACTTACCGCACCCGCGTTTCGATGCGCCGGTGATGGCGGCCAAGGGCCTGGGCCGGGTCAAGCAGGCAGTGTTTCTCAACCAGTCCTACGCGGGGCTGGCGGACCTGTTGCGCAAAACCGATCTGATCGTCGGCGTCGGTGGCGGCTACATGCGCTCGAAAAGCGCTTTCGAACACATCAAGTTGAAGCTCGGCCACGCCAAGCAATTGGAAACCGCGATCCTCAGCAAAGTGCCGTCGGTGTACCTGCCGCAAAGCATCGGCCCGTTCCACGGCGAGAGCAGCCAGATCGTCGAGCATTACGCCAGCGCCGACGCGGTGTTCGTGCGCGATAACCGTTCCTCAGCGATCTTCGACGCCTGTGAAAACGTCTACCGCGCGCCGGATCTGGCAGTGCAGTCGCTGGCGAGCAAAATCCTCCAACAGCCGAAGTTCACCCGCTGCGCTGCTTCGCCCGCCACCGTCTGTGTGGTGCTGCGCAAGCCGCCGGAGTGGAGCAAGGAAAAGAAAGTCGCTTACGTGGCCAATCTGAAGTTGCTGCTGCAGCGCCTGAAGAACAAAAGCAAAGTGGTTTGCGCCGTACAGAGCGCGGTGCGTGGCAACGATGACGGTGCGTTCTATCGCGAGCTGGGCATTACTGAAGACTTGCTGTCGCTGAAGGCGACGATCGCCAAATATCAGCCGGACCTGGTGATTTCCGTGCGCTTGCACGGCGCCATCGAATCGCTGCTCTCTGGCGTGCCGGCGTACCACATCAGCTATGAGCGCAAAGGCTTTGGCGCCTATCAGGACATGGGCGTGGAAGACTGGGTGATCAATGGCGGCGACATCGATGTCGATAAGATCATCGACACGGTTTACGCCCCGGACGCGCTGACTAATTTCGGCAAGCGCCTGACCGACACCTGCCGTGAAATCGAAGCGAAAACCGTGGCCATGGACGACATCATCAAGGGTGTCGTTCGATGA